The Corynebacterium qintianiae genome has a window encoding:
- a CDS encoding endonuclease domain-containing protein: MGEKNFYELLELIRNTRALSKNDLEVRRDLADGKYVYLAPTRVLPKQVYDELAPWRAYALRAVAIGLGMYKGAVVSRAAAALRGMWILHRYGGVVEVALPSGGTPSASKRMPGVRYREATFRDDELVMLHGVRTTTDVRTFIDIARYHGFREGIIAADWLLARGYQRDHILQEVHRMGRFVGKKTVLVCVAHATCLSESPYESLMRAELIQRAVTGWEFQRTIGGFRPDFLFDDFLILEIDGRSKYAERTAEVLLRERDRERALTNLGYVFIRVYPEDLIKHMDEVLRDIERARQARRARPGDAPENAPGPDSGSA; encoded by the coding sequence ATGGGGGAGAAAAACTTCTACGAGCTGCTGGAACTGATCCGCAACACCCGCGCCCTGAGCAAAAACGACCTAGAGGTCCGCCGAGACCTCGCTGATGGAAAATACGTCTACCTGGCGCCGACACGGGTTCTGCCGAAGCAGGTTTACGACGAGCTGGCACCGTGGCGCGCGTACGCCCTACGCGCGGTAGCCATCGGGCTCGGCATGTACAAAGGCGCGGTCGTGTCACGGGCCGCGGCCGCACTGCGTGGCATGTGGATCCTCCACCGGTACGGCGGGGTGGTGGAGGTGGCGCTGCCGAGCGGGGGCACGCCGTCGGCAAGCAAGCGCATGCCCGGCGTTCGCTACCGTGAAGCGACGTTCCGCGATGACGAGCTTGTTATGTTGCACGGGGTGCGCACGACAACCGACGTGAGGACATTCATCGACATCGCCCGCTACCACGGCTTCAGGGAGGGGATTATCGCCGCAGATTGGCTGCTTGCGCGGGGCTACCAGCGAGACCACATCCTGCAGGAGGTCCATCGCATGGGGCGGTTCGTGGGCAAAAAGACCGTTTTGGTGTGCGTGGCGCACGCGACATGCCTGTCCGAGTCGCCGTACGAGAGCCTCATGCGCGCCGAACTGATCCAGCGCGCGGTCACCGGGTGGGAGTTTCAGAGGACGATCGGCGGTTTCCGGCCCGACTTTCTTTTCGACGACTTCCTGATCCTGGAGATCGACGGCCGCTCCAAGTACGCCGAGCGCACAGCGGAGGTGCTGTTGCGGGAACGCGATCGCGAGCGTGCGCTGACGAACCTGGGTTACGTGTTCATCCGCGTGTATCCGGAGGATTTGATCAAGCACATGGACGAGGTGTTGCGGGATATCGAGCGCGCTCGCCAGGCGCGCAGGGCTCGGCCGGGGGACGCGCCGGAGAACGCGCCGGGGCCCGATTCCGGTTCCGCCTAA
- a CDS encoding bifunctional RNase H/acid phosphatase: MQVKVYTDGGSRGNPGVAGSGSVVYGPDGETLAEVAYVVGQKSSNNVAEYHGLLRGLEAARDLGATSVEVYMDSELVVEQMSGRWKIKHPDMKELALVARGLAAGFSSVSYNWVPRAKNKKADELSNVAMDAAAKGAKPGVVGAAPSPGKQHVVAGPAHWSGTDAPRTRFVLLRHGQTEHSAAKLYSGSSDPALTDVGVEQAERAAQAVAAMGSIDAIVTSPQTRARQTAEACAAALGITVSEVETAEGFREMDYGDFEGLSRAECVERFGEEFDAWQASTSAAPPNGESLAALHRRVTRARLALQEKYEGGTVLVVTHMTPVKSVIRQALGVGAEAFKHIFLDLASVSVVEFYGDFGVVRCVNDVAHHR; the protein is encoded by the coding sequence ATGCAGGTAAAGGTCTACACCGACGGCGGTTCGCGGGGTAACCCTGGCGTGGCCGGCTCCGGTTCCGTTGTTTACGGGCCCGACGGCGAGACCCTCGCCGAGGTTGCTTACGTGGTGGGCCAGAAGTCCTCCAACAACGTCGCCGAGTACCACGGCCTGCTGCGCGGCCTCGAAGCCGCCCGCGACCTCGGCGCAACCTCCGTGGAGGTCTACATGGACTCCGAGCTCGTCGTCGAGCAGATGTCCGGGCGCTGGAAGATCAAGCACCCCGACATGAAGGAGCTCGCGCTAGTCGCCCGCGGCCTGGCCGCCGGCTTCAGCTCCGTGTCGTACAACTGGGTTCCGCGCGCCAAGAACAAGAAGGCCGATGAGCTGTCCAACGTGGCGATGGACGCCGCCGCGAAAGGTGCCAAGCCCGGGGTCGTCGGGGCTGCTCCGAGTCCGGGGAAACAGCACGTCGTCGCCGGCCCCGCGCACTGGTCGGGCACGGACGCCCCCCGCACCCGTTTTGTCCTGCTGCGCCACGGCCAGACGGAGCACTCCGCCGCCAAGCTCTACTCCGGTTCCTCAGATCCCGCGCTTACCGACGTCGGCGTGGAACAGGCAGAGCGCGCCGCCCAGGCCGTCGCCGCGATGGGTTCCATCGATGCCATCGTCACCTCCCCACAAACCCGGGCCCGCCAGACCGCCGAGGCGTGCGCCGCCGCCCTCGGTATCACCGTCTCCGAGGTCGAGACCGCCGAGGGGTTCCGCGAAATGGACTACGGCGACTTTGAGGGCTTGTCGCGCGCTGAGTGCGTGGAGCGGTTTGGGGAAGAGTTTGACGCGTGGCAGGCGTCGACAAGCGCGGCCCCGCCGAACGGGGAGTCGCTGGCCGCGCTGCACCGCCGCGTTACCCGCGCGCGGCTGGCGCTGCAGGAGAAGTACGAGGGCGGGACCGTGCTGGTGGTCACGCACATGACGCCGGTGAAGTCCGTGATTAGGCAGGCGCTCGGGGTGGGTGCGGAGGCGTTCAAGCACATCTTCCTCGACCTGGCGAGCGTGTCGGTGGTCGAGTTTTACGGCGACTTTGGCGTTGTACGCTGCGTAAACGACGTCGCGCACCACCGGTAG
- a CDS encoding zinc ribbon domain-containing protein encodes MNLSPDLQQVLLELANADRAQAHPTRQSPEEKELADLLAQRERLASAAAAAQMAVDDLELDILRIQEDERKLKKRDLDDKRQLTAETDPERRKDLEHDRYAAKSRLADLYYELKEAHGEVKALRNNRDIHGARLDEIDRKVELARRAADAAPGPVLVDTDALRAKLPADVLSLYDDIGAAAFNGRTCNSCFITLPQAERSHVLSADADELPTCPNCGALLVRVAPGE; translated from the coding sequence GTGAACCTCTCGCCCGACCTGCAGCAGGTCCTGCTCGAGCTTGCAAACGCCGACCGAGCGCAGGCGCACCCGACGCGCCAGAGCCCGGAGGAGAAGGAACTCGCTGATCTGCTGGCCCAGCGTGAGCGCCTCGCATCCGCCGCCGCGGCGGCGCAGATGGCCGTCGACGACCTCGAGCTGGATATCCTGCGTATCCAGGAGGACGAGCGCAAGCTGAAAAAGCGTGACCTGGACGACAAGCGCCAGCTCACCGCCGAGACCGACCCGGAGCGCCGGAAGGACCTGGAGCACGACCGCTACGCCGCGAAGTCGCGCCTGGCCGACCTCTACTACGAGCTCAAGGAGGCTCACGGCGAGGTCAAGGCGCTGCGCAACAACCGCGATATCCACGGTGCGCGTCTCGACGAGATTGACCGCAAGGTCGAGCTTGCCCGCCGCGCCGCCGACGCCGCGCCCGGACCCGTCCTGGTTGACACGGACGCGCTGCGCGCGAAGCTGCCCGCCGACGTCCTCTCGCTTTACGACGACATCGGTGCCGCCGCATTCAACGGCCGCACCTGCAACTCCTGCTTCATCACCCTGCCGCAGGCCGAGCGCTCCCACGTCCTTTCCGCTGACGCCGACGAGCTGCCCACCTGCCCGAACTGCGGCGCGCTGCTCGTTCGCGTGGCCCCGGGGGAGTAG
- a CDS encoding Nif3-like dinuclear metal center hexameric protein, with amino-acid sequence MTETTVADVVAALESAYPPELAEDWDQVGLICGDPADEVRKVAFALDCTQDVAERAVELGAQMLVVHHPLLLRGVSSVAADTPKGKVIHTLLRGGVALFAAHTNADSARPGVSDLLAELVGISPGRPIRPTRRRATDKWGVYIPPADTDRVMDSLFRAGAGAIGDYERCSFRWEGSGGFTPREGADPADGTVGEHTVAPEIRVEFVAPSRLRTKLIDALRSAHPYEEPAFDIVVLEDDTAPEEATGLGRVGTLPAPMTLREFTQQVADALPETAWGVRAAGDPEQMVQKVAVSSGSGDGFLADVAKLGVDVYVTSDLRHHPVDEHLRAGGPAVIDTAHWASEFPWTRQAEGIVGALDVETEIIGIRTDPWTVSAHPRT; translated from the coding sequence ATGACTGAAACAACCGTGGCTGATGTCGTGGCGGCTCTCGAGTCCGCCTACCCGCCCGAGCTTGCCGAGGACTGGGACCAGGTGGGCCTGATCTGCGGCGACCCTGCCGACGAGGTGCGCAAGGTCGCCTTCGCGCTGGACTGCACCCAGGACGTCGCCGAGCGCGCGGTGGAGCTGGGGGCGCAGATGCTTGTGGTGCACCACCCGCTGCTGCTGCGCGGGGTTTCTTCGGTGGCAGCCGACACCCCGAAGGGCAAGGTCATCCACACCCTGCTGCGCGGCGGGGTGGCACTGTTCGCGGCGCACACGAACGCGGATTCGGCGCGCCCCGGGGTGTCGGACCTGCTCGCCGAGCTCGTGGGCATCTCGCCGGGCCGCCCAATCCGACCCACGCGCCGCAGGGCGACCGACAAGTGGGGCGTCTACATCCCGCCCGCCGACACGGACCGCGTCATGGACTCTCTCTTCCGCGCCGGTGCAGGGGCGATCGGCGACTACGAGCGCTGCTCCTTCCGCTGGGAGGGCAGCGGCGGCTTCACTCCCCGGGAAGGCGCGGATCCCGCCGACGGCACTGTCGGCGAGCACACCGTCGCGCCCGAGATCCGGGTCGAGTTCGTCGCCCCCTCCCGCCTGCGCACAAAGCTTATCGACGCCCTGCGCTCCGCCCACCCCTACGAAGAACCCGCCTTCGACATCGTCGTGCTCGAGGACGACACCGCGCCGGAGGAAGCGACCGGGCTCGGGCGCGTCGGCACGTTACCCGCGCCCATGACTCTGCGCGAGTTCACGCAACAGGTTGCCGACGCCCTTCCGGAGACCGCGTGGGGAGTCCGCGCCGCCGGTGACCCCGAGCAGATGGTGCAGAAGGTGGCGGTGTCCTCGGGCTCCGGCGACGGGTTCCTGGCGGACGTCGCCAAGCTCGGCGTCGACGTCTACGTCACCTCGGACCTGCGCCACCACCCCGTCGACGAGCACCTGCGCGCGGGCGGGCCAGCCGTGATCGACACAGCGCACTGGGCCTCGGAGTTTCCGTGGACCAGGCAGGCGGAAGGTATCGTTGGGGCTTTGGACGTGGAGACCGAGATCATCGGCATCCGCACGGACCCCTGGACCGTCTCCGCCCACCCGCGAACTTAA
- a CDS encoding HAD-IA family hydrolase: MRPDYKAAMLVGMRTTLLLDVDGTLIDSYPGIREGFLRGLDAAGWEHPGEDFIRRIPGPPMTETMASLGMDAEENRRAMNAYSEYMAGDGWQNFTVFDGMAQLVAEWKAEGYEVVTATSKGEGLARMALERAGILDNIDFLGAAQEDGPRKRKVDVIRHVLDNVQPERPLMIGDRHHDFEGAAFFGIPSVAVTWGYADPREYDLATCTATTADELKGIVHDF; encoded by the coding sequence ATGCGTCCAGACTACAAAGCTGCCATGCTGGTGGGCATGCGCACCACTTTGTTGCTCGACGTCGACGGCACCCTCATCGACTCCTACCCCGGTATCCGCGAGGGGTTCCTCCGCGGGCTCGACGCGGCGGGTTGGGAGCACCCGGGTGAGGACTTCATCCGGCGCATCCCGGGGCCACCGATGACGGAGACGATGGCGTCGCTGGGCATGGACGCCGAAGAGAACCGGCGCGCGATGAACGCCTACAGCGAGTACATGGCCGGCGACGGGTGGCAGAACTTCACCGTGTTCGACGGGATGGCCCAGCTGGTCGCCGAGTGGAAGGCGGAGGGCTACGAGGTGGTCACGGCGACGTCGAAAGGCGAGGGTTTGGCGCGGATGGCGCTCGAGCGCGCCGGGATCCTCGACAACATCGATTTCCTCGGTGCCGCGCAGGAGGACGGGCCCCGTAAAAGGAAGGTCGACGTGATCCGGCACGTGCTGGACAACGTGCAGCCCGAGAGACCGCTGATGATCGGCGACCGGCACCACGATTTCGAGGGCGCAGCTTTTTTCGGAATCCCTTCAGTCGCCGTCACGTGGGGCTACGCTGACCCGAGAGAGTACGACCTAGCTACCTGTACCGCGACCACGGCCGACGAGCTGAAGGGAATAGTTCATGACTTCTGA
- a CDS encoding low molecular weight protein-tyrosine-phosphatase translates to MTSDTLHIDFVCTGNICRSPMAEVIVRDKLEDAGLGNQVRVSSSGIGGWHVGNPADERALQELTDYGYDGSRHRAQQFGASQQDADLIVALDPRHVSELVARGVPEAKIRLIRSFDPDSPEGAGIDDPYYGGAEGFTTTREQIEASADGIISWVRAQLN, encoded by the coding sequence ATGACTTCTGACACGCTGCACATCGACTTCGTCTGCACCGGCAACATCTGCCGCTCCCCGATGGCGGAGGTGATCGTCCGCGACAAGCTGGAGGATGCGGGACTGGGCAACCAGGTGCGCGTCAGCTCGTCGGGCATCGGCGGCTGGCACGTGGGCAACCCCGCCGACGAGCGTGCACTGCAGGAGCTCACAGACTACGGCTACGACGGCTCCCGCCACCGCGCCCAACAGTTCGGAGCGAGCCAGCAAGACGCGGACCTCATCGTCGCGCTCGACCCACGCCACGTCTCCGAGCTCGTCGCGCGCGGCGTGCCGGAGGCCAAGATCCGCCTGATCCGCTCCTTCGACCCGGACTCCCCGGAGGGCGCGGGCATCGACGACCCCTACTACGGCGGCGCGGAGGGTTTCACCACCACCCGCGAGCAGATCGAGGCGAGCGCGGACGGCATTATCTCCTGGGTGCGCGCGCAGCTAAACTAA
- a CDS encoding SURF1 family cytochrome oxidase biogenesis protein codes for MRKTFLSPGWVIAAILIALFSYFAFTFLAPWQLGKNERLVERNEHIVEAFEHDPVPYSSVAPGGAVPPEDEWTRVTMTGHYLPEDEVLLRLRPVDKTPAFQVLTPFAVDGGPTFLVNRGWVPAADGGTTVPDFAPAPTNQVTITGMLRLDEGPHPSAPVTDQGHAMIYSISTDQASEITGADLAPSYLQLAAGEPGVLEAIPLPMLETGNHLSYGLQWIAFGIMAPAGLIYFLWAEVRERRRFRQEQEELLADAPTSAPPEPATASPSAPARGRYGRTKRNPWASAYDREQER; via the coding sequence ATGCGGAAGACCTTCCTCTCTCCCGGGTGGGTGATCGCGGCGATCTTGATCGCCCTGTTCTCCTACTTCGCGTTCACGTTCCTCGCACCGTGGCAGCTGGGGAAGAACGAGCGCTTGGTGGAGCGCAACGAGCACATTGTGGAGGCTTTCGAGCACGACCCGGTGCCCTACTCCTCCGTCGCCCCGGGTGGCGCCGTCCCTCCGGAGGACGAGTGGACCCGGGTGACCATGACCGGCCACTACCTGCCCGAGGACGAGGTGCTTCTGCGCCTGCGCCCCGTGGACAAGACCCCGGCGTTCCAAGTCCTCACCCCGTTCGCCGTCGACGGCGGCCCGACGTTCCTGGTCAACCGCGGCTGGGTCCCCGCCGCCGACGGCGGCACCACCGTCCCCGACTTCGCCCCCGCGCCGACCAACCAGGTCACCATCACCGGCATGCTGCGTCTCGACGAAGGCCCCCACCCCTCCGCGCCCGTCACCGACCAGGGCCACGCAATGATCTACAGCATCAGCACCGACCAGGCCTCCGAGATCACCGGGGCGGACCTGGCGCCGTCATATTTGCAGCTGGCCGCCGGTGAACCCGGCGTGCTCGAGGCGATCCCGCTGCCGATGCTGGAAACCGGCAACCACCTCTCCTACGGCCTGCAGTGGATCGCGTTCGGCATCATGGCCCCGGCCGGGTTGATCTACTTCCTGTGGGCTGAGGTGCGCGAGCGGCGGCGCTTCCGTCAGGAGCAGGAAGAGCTGCTTGCCGACGCCCCCACGTCCGCGCCCCCCGAGCCCGCCACGGCCTCCCCATCGGCTCCCGCGCGCGGGCGCTACGGCCGCACCAAGCGCAACCCCTGGGCTTCGGCTTACGATAGGGAGCAAGAACGCTAG
- a CDS encoding DUF3052 domain-containing protein: MSAPGAVNYAERLGIGGDVIVQEIGWDEDADTTISEDIEDAIGQPLLDEDTDELCDVVLLWFRSDDGDLVDSLVDAARNLSEGGRIWLMTPAPRTPGGVQPADIAESAQLAGLVQTKSDRFGGWQGACLSGTSAKK, from the coding sequence GTGAGCGCCCCGGGTGCTGTCAACTACGCGGAACGGCTCGGAATCGGCGGCGACGTCATTGTCCAGGAGATCGGCTGGGACGAGGACGCGGACACGACGATTTCAGAGGACATCGAGGACGCCATTGGGCAGCCGCTTCTCGACGAGGACACCGACGAGCTGTGCGACGTCGTCCTGCTCTGGTTCCGTTCCGACGACGGTGACCTCGTCGATTCGCTTGTCGACGCCGCGCGAAACCTCAGCGAGGGTGGCCGCATATGGCTGATGACCCCGGCGCCGCGCACCCCCGGCGGTGTGCAGCCCGCCGACATCGCGGAATCCGCGCAGCTCGCTGGCCTTGTGCAGACAAAGTCCGACCGTTTCGGCGGGTGGCAGGGCGCCTGCCTCAGCGGCACGAGTGCGAAAAAGTAG